In Campylobacter sp. VBCF_01 NA2, one DNA window encodes the following:
- a CDS encoding prephenate dehydrogenase — MKIGIIGLGLIGGSLGLCMKKSKIISTVSGYDISRENEKEALELGLVHEILSIEEMKQKCDVIFLAIPVEAIITTLAQLKDARKETTIIDLGSTKFKILQSCPPEIRGNFIAAHPMAGTENSGPSAAFSELLNGAVVVICDDNNADEMHVKRAVEIFSFAGMKIVFMDALSHDHHVGLISHLPHAISYSLVNSVLKEENRRNIINLAGGSFTGMARIAKSSPEMWVDIFKQNKENLLKSIESFKKELQICTDMIENEKWSELDSWMHSARTLREIL, encoded by the coding sequence ATGAAAATAGGCATTATAGGCTTAGGTTTGATAGGTGGCTCGCTTGGGCTTTGTATGAAAAAATCAAAGATTATTAGCACGGTTAGCGGATATGATATTTCTAGGGAAAACGAAAAAGAGGCCTTGGAGCTGGGGCTGGTGCATGAAATTTTAAGTATCGAGGAGATGAAGCAAAAATGCGATGTGATTTTTCTAGCAATCCCAGTCGAGGCGATTATCACGACGCTAGCCCAGCTAAAAGACGCGCGCAAGGAAACCACAATCATCGATTTAGGAAGCACGAAATTTAAAATTTTGCAAAGTTGCCCGCCAGAGATTAGAGGAAATTTCATCGCCGCTCACCCTATGGCAGGCACGGAAAACTCAGGTCCGAGTGCTGCGTTTTCGGAGCTACTAAACGGCGCAGTAGTCGTCATCTGCGACGATAACAACGCCGATGAAATGCATGTCAAACGCGCGGTTGAAATTTTTTCGTTTGCGGGTATGAAGATTGTCTTTATGGACGCGCTCAGCCACGACCACCATGTGGGGCTCATCTCGCACCTGCCACACGCGATTAGCTACTCACTCGTAAATAGCGTCTTAAAAGAGGAAAATCGCCGAAATATCATAAATTTAGCCGGCGGAAGCTTCACCGGCATGGCAAGAATCGCCAAATCAAGCCCTGAAATGTGGGTCGATATCTTCAAACAAAACAAAGAAAATTTGTTAAAATCGATAGAGTCTTTCAAAAAAGAGCTTCAAATTTGCACCGATATGATCGAAAACGAAAAATGGAGCGAGCTAGATAGCTGGATGCACAGCGCAAGGACACTGCGCGAGATTTTGTAA